DNA from bacterium:
AGTCGAATGCCTTGAGGTTTTCAAGAGGCGGAGGGGGGGATGCGAGACCGACGGCGACCGCGTCCCCGGCATCTGCGGCTCCCGCGCCGCCTTCCGCCTCCGGCTCGGCTTCCGCCATGGGCATACCGGCGACTTCCGATCCGCCTTCGTCGGTCGCATCTTCAGCGTCCCCGGCAGCCGCAGATTCGGGTGGCGGCTCCGCGCCTTCATCCTGCGCAATTGCGGGGATGGCTGTTACTGCCAAAAGCAGCAGGACTGCCCCGCAAAGGCTGGGCATTAGGATTGCATAAAGACCTTCAAGATTCCTTCTCAACCGCCGCTCCGAGATTGAATTGGCGGCGATTATAGCACCGGATTCGGTGCTTGATTACCGGCCGAGGCTTGAAAATGCAATTCTCGGATCCGCCTGACGCGGATGCCTGTTCTATCCCGACGGCATTCCGATGTCATCGCGGTCGAAGAGCGCCCAAAACTGTATTCCGGCTTCGGCGAACGCCTCCGCGCCGCCCTGCTTGCGGTCGAGGACCGCGAGGACGCCGGCCACCTCGATGCCCGCGTCCATAAGGCGCTTCGCGGCTTCGATGGATGCGCCGCCCGTCGTCACGACGTCCTCGATGATCAGCGCGGGCGCGCTCTCCACTCGCCTTCCCTCGAACAGCTTTTCCGTCCCGTACTCCTTGGCGGCCTTGCGCACGAAAATCGCCGGGATGCCCGATTCGAGCGCGACCGCGGTGACGAGCGGGACGCCGCCGAGCTCCACGCCCGCAAGCTGCCGCGTTCCCTCCGGCAACATCGCGGCTAAAGCGCGCGCGACATCGCGCAACACGTCCGGCGTGCCTTCGAATAGGTACTTGTCGAAGTAATACCTGCTCTTTTTGCCGCTGCGGAGAGTGAAATCGCCTTCCAGAAGCGCGACTTCCCGCAGCTTCGCCGCAAGCGCGGTTTTATCCATTCCGGCCTCCTTGAAACCGCGGCGATGGTAGCACGGAAGAGCGGCGCGGAATCGCGTACGAGCCGCTTGATACCCCGTCGCGATGGCAGGCCGGCCGCGGGAGTATAATTCCGAACTTTGAATGACCAGGCCAGGCGACTTACGGTGCCGCATATGAAACTTCCTTCGCTTCGGCGCGTTATTCTCGGCCGGCCTATTCCTTCGCACAAGGCGCAGCATCAAAGGCTGCCGAAATTTCTCGCCCTGCCGGTCTTCGCCTCGGATGCCCTGTCATCCACCGCATACGGCACACAGGAAATAATCCTGATGCTCACTCTCGCGGGCGCGGCCGGGCTGCACCTGACGCTGCCAGTTTCGATCGCGATTGTCGCCGTGCTGGTTTTGGTTGTTTTGTCCTATATACAAACCGTCCACGCCTACCCAAAGGGCGGGGGAAGCTACATCGTTTCCAAAGAGAACATTTCAACCGGAGTCGGGCTTCTAGCCGCTTCGGCGATTCTGACGGACTACATCCTGACCGTCGCGGTCAGCACAGCGGCGGGAATCCAGCAGGTTACAAGCTTTTATCCAAAGCTATCGCCCTACGCGCCGGAGCTTTGCGTGGGAGCGATCATGCTCATCACGCTGGCAAATCTGCGCGGCGCGAAGGAATCCGGGGCGCTGTTCGCGATTCCGACGTACTATTTCGTACTTTCCATCGTCGCGATGGTTTTGGTCGGGCTTATCGGCCCGATGTTCGGATACAGGCCGCTGGATCTTGGGCAGGCCGCGCCGCATCCAGAGCACGCGCTGGGATGGTTCCTTATTCTTAAGGCGTTTGCAAGCGGGTGCGCGGCGCTTACAGGAGTCGAGGCGATAACCGACGGCGTGCAGGCGTTCAAAGCCCCGGAATCCAAAAACGCGGCGATTACGCTGACCATAATGGCGGTGCTGCTGGGATCCATGTTCCTCGGCGTGTCCTATCTGGCGCAAAGCAACAACATCATTTACGCGCATGGAATGGACGGCGAATCGCTGATTTCGCTGGTCGCCCGATCGGTTTTCCACGACAATCACTATTTCCGGGGAGCGATACTGCTCGCGACCACGCTTATCCTAATCCTTGCGGCCAACACCGCGTTCGCCGATTTTCCGCGCTTGTCCGCGATTCTGGCGCGGGACGGATTCATGCCGCGGCAGCTCGCCAACCTCGGCGACAAGCTCGTTTTTTCCAACGGCATCCTGCTTTTGGGAGCGCTTTCCTCCTTGCTCGTTATCGCGTTCAAGGGTCACACCGACAGGCTGATTCCGCTTTACGCCGTTGGCGTTTTCCTGTCGTTCACGCTATCCCAGACGGGCATGGTCAGGCGCTGGCTAAGGCTAAGACCCAAGGGGTGGAGGCTGAACGCGCTTCAGAACGGAACAGGCGCCGCTGCGACCGGTATCGTCCTCGCGATTATCGTTATGGAAAAATTCACGGAGGGCGCGTGGGTGGTTGTCGTAGTCATCCCGATAATCATGACGATCTTCTGGCGCATCAAGGCGCACTACGAATGGGTCGGCAAAAGGCTTTCGCTTGACGGTTACAAGACCCCCGCAAAGAAAGAGCATCTGGTAATTATCCTTGTGTCCGGCATACACCGCGGCATTCTGCAGGCGTTCGATTACGCGGAGCGTATATCGCCCAAGCTGCGCGCGGTTCACGTAGAAATCAATCCGGACAACACGCCGCGTTTCAAGGAAATGTGGCACAAGTGGGCGCCTGACATTCCGCTCGATGTGGTCGAATCCCCGTACCGTTCCCTTGTCGGCCCGATAGTGGACTACGTCAAAAATTTAAGAAGGGAATACCCGAAACACTACATCACGGTGCTCGTTCCGGAAATGGTGCAGCCCGGACTTGCAGGATTTCTTTTGCACAACAACGCCGCGTTCTTTATAAAGATGGGGCTGTACAACGTGCGCGACGTCGTTATTACCAACCTGCGATTCTTCCTGGATTAGCGGCTACGGCAGGAGCATCGCGAGCCTTTTCGCCGCGACGTGGTTCAGGTGGTGGCCGCTTCTTATTCCGATCACGCGTGCGACGAGGTGCGGGCTGAATATCGAAAGGTCGCCCAGAATGTCCTGCGCCTTGTGGCGCGCGGGTTCGTTTGCCGCCAAAAGCGGCTTGTTCGGCCCGGCTCCGGTGATCAAAACAGCGCGGTCGGGGTTCTCGTGCCGGAGGAATCCCGCATCCAGCGCCTTTTTGGCTTCGTCTTCTGTGATAAACGTTCGGGCGCGGAGAATCTCGTCCAGTACCCGATCCTTCGGCGTGTCCGGCTGGTACTGGACGCCCAGGAGCGGATGCGCGTGATCGAGGACATAGCTGACGCTGAATGTGTCCGCGGGAAGAAGTATGAGCGCCTTGTCTTCTCCCGAAACGACCAGCGGGACGCCGAGTTTCTTTGAGCGCGCGGGCGCGTCCTGCTCCGTTTTGCCGGCTTCAGCAAGCGCATCCAGATAGTCTCCCGCGGAGCCGGATTCGCTGGGGATTTCCGGCCCGTCCACATCTATGAAAACGTTGTCGATTCCCAAGCCTGCAAGGCACGCGAGGACGTGCTCGACCACCGAAACCTCGGCTTTGCCGTTGGCAAGCACGCTGCAGTTCGGCGACTCCACCAAGTTGTCCGGATGGACGCGGATTGCGGCGTCCTCGCCTAGATCGATACGCCTGAAAACCACGCCCGTGTTGGGCGGCGCGGGATGAAAAACCACCGAAGCGGGCAGATCGCTGAACAAACCGCGTCCCTCGAACCGGGCGGCGCGCACGATAGTCGTCTGGTTGGGCATCGGAGCGGGGATTTTAACACGGAGCCGCCGCGGTTTTTGCATTTTCGATTCGAGGCCGGAGCGGTTTTCACGATATAATTCAAGCGCGGCGGGGGCCGCGACCGTATGCGAAACGCGTTTGCGACATTCTGCGGGGCATTGCTTTTTCTTTTCGCGCTTTCATGCAGGGCGGGCAACGGCGGACATACTCGGGCGAAGATTTTCGATCCTGCTTCGGTTATAGGGGAAATTGAATCGTTTGAAGCAGCACCGGAAGCCGATCCGGAGGTTGTACGTGCGCTTAAGGACGCGCTGATCGATGCACTGAAGTCCCGCGATACAGGCAGGATGGCGTCCACTGCCCCGTCCGGAGACGCGGGAAGGGTAACCGACCTCAGACTGAACCGGTTCTCCGGAATGCGGTTGGAGTGGACATACCGGAACACGGGAGATTACGACAGAAACGGCGAAGTCGGAGTGTCCGACATCACGCCTATCGCGATCAATTTTCTCGCCGACACGGACGACGGGGTCAACGACGATACCGAGCGCCCGATCGACGGCGACGGGAACGGCGAAATCGGAGTAAGCGACGTGACTCCGATTGCGATCAATTACCTTGCTACGGTCGCGTCGTACCGCGTGATGACGTCCGATTCCGCGGATTCGGGATACCGCGAGCTTGATGCTGTGCCGCTGGTTCCGTCCTCAATCGGCGCGGGCGGTTTGCTTTCCGCGCAAATTCCAAGCCCCGACAGATTCTTGTACATCGTTCCCGAGGACGGGCAGGGCAATCTGGGCGCGCAAAGCAACGTGCTCGATCTCGAATCCGTGCCGGACATCATATCTATTTCGCCTCTTTCCGGAACCGCGGGCGCGGAGGTCACGATATCGGCCGATGTTCAATGCAATGCGCAATACTATATGGAATGGCAGGTGCCGGGAGGTTTTTATTCGAATTCGGGAGAACCGCTGACCGTAACCCTTCCCTCTTCCCCCGGCGGGCAATACCTTGCGGTGAAGGCGGAAAACGAATCGGGATACGACCTTTACACCGGCACATTCACGATCGTCGCCGGTCCAGCGCCGCCGGTGATTTCTTCGGTCGAACCTCTGTCCGGCGAAGCCGGACAGGTGGTCGAGTTCACCGCAAGCGTCGAGGGCGATCCGCCGCTTTCGTATTCATGGAATTTCGGGGGGGGGGCTTCTCCGGATGCGTCCGATGAAGATTCTCCGACGGTCACACTCGGCGCGCCCGACAATTACCAGGCTTCGCTCACTGTTACCAACGATGCCGGCGCAGACACTTACGATTTCGAGTTGACTGTCACCCCCGCGGCGGTCAACACGCCGCCCGTCGCGCAAATACAGGCGATCCCGCAGGAGGGCGAGTCCCCGCTTCTGGTTTTTATGGACGCCTCGGCGTCGTACGATCCGGACGCGGACGGCTCGATAATCCGGTACGAGTGGGACTGGGAGGGCGACGCGGTTTTCGATTACGATTCCGGGACGCTGGCTTCGGTGGATCACACTTACACCGAGCCGGGCACTTTCAGCCCGACCGTGCGCGTCACCGACGACGAATACGCATGGAACCAGGCGGCGACCAGCGTCGTCGTCAATTATCCCAGCGAGTGGCGTATCGTGACGGTGGACTCGCTTTTCGATCCCTTTGCATATCCTTCGCTTTCGATGGTGGACGGACTGCCCGCGATCAGCTTCCGGAAAGGCGGCAACTTGATGTACGTCCGAGCGCTCGACATCTACGGAGCGACCTGGGACGAGCCGGCCGTTATTCACGACAACGGGGGCGGTTTTTATCCGAGCTTGGCGGGCGACCTGCGGCCGGGGATAACCTACCGCAATGTTCAGGGCAATTTGCTTTACATACGCGCGGATGACACACAGGGCACCGTTTGGGGAGACCCGGTTACGATAGACGCCGGCGCGGACACCGGACACTACAGCTCGCTCGACTGGGTTTCGCGGGAATTCTGGCCGCTTGAATACGTGCTTCCCGGTGTCGCGTATTACGACGCGGCGGACGGCGACCTGATGTTTTCAAGCGTGATAGACCGCGATGGAAACTGGGGCGAGCCGATAGTCGTGGATTCGGGCGGGGCCGGCGATACGGGTGTATATCCCTCGCTCGAGACGGTCGGCGGAAATCCGGCGATCGCGTACTGGGATGCGACGAACACGCGGCTGATGTTCGTGCGCTGCGAGGACAGGTCGGGCGACGTCTGGGGAAGGCCCGATTCGCTGGACAATTCCGGCGACGCGGGGCTGTTTCCCGCTCTTATAACTGTAAATGAATATCCCGCGGTCGTTTACTGGCACGCGTCGTTGCAGCAGGTGCGATATTTGCGCTCGCTCGCCTACGACGGGACCGTTTGGGCGGCGCCGGTTGCCGCGGTCGAGCCGGCGATACTCGCTACGCGGATATCAGCCGCGATAATGGGCAGCACGCCTTGTTTCGCGTACTTCGATTTATCAAGCGACGCCGTAATGTTCGCGCGCTCGAACGACGCGAACGGAGCAGTCTGGCGGCCGCCGCAGACGATCGAATCGGGATTGGGCGAGGACGGCGGATGGCCTTCTATGGTGGCTGTCAACGGCGTCCCGATGGTGGCGTACGTAAACGCGGCGTCTGACGAACTCAAGTTCGCCGCGTACCGCTGAAAAAAAAACCGGCGGGCAGAGCGCCCGCCGGCGGTTGGCCGAAAGCCGGATTACTTGAAATACGCCTTCAGGATGTAGTCCGCATCGGGAAACTGCTGCTTGAACTTGTCCATTCCGCCCGCGGCCGCAAGACCCATCTGGTCGACATACTCGCAGCGGGTCAGTTTGTCCGCGACATCCATACCCTCGACAACTTCTCCGAACGCGGAAAAGCCCTGGCGGTCCAAGTTGGCAGAGTTGTCCACGAAATTGATGAAAATGTGGGTGCTGCGGCTGTTGGGAGCGCCGGTCTTGCCGTACACAACGGTGCCGCGCTTGTTGCCTTGGACGACCGGCTCGTCCGGGATCGTCAGATCGCCCCATTTTTCATTGAGAGCGGGATCCGCAGCCACTCCGCACTGGGCCACGAAACCTTCGATTACGCGGAACCATGGCGCGCCGTCGTAAAACTTCGCGTTGACGAGCTCTTTGAAATGCTCCACTCCCTTTGGCGACCATTCCGGATGAAGCTGAATTACAATGTTGCCCTTCGTCGTTTCGAGTACCACCATATTTCCCGCACCGCCTTCGGAAGTTGTTCCTTCAGTACCATCGCCCGCGGGCGGGACGGCTTCTGAACCTTCGCCTTTGCCGGCCGCTTCGGCGTCCTTCTGTTTTTGCATTCCGGCCGCCGAAACCACGCCCTCCGGGGCGGCGGGAATTTCGCCTTCAGCCGCGGAATCCGCGCCGGCGGGCGGCGTGGTCGCGGTCGTGGAGCCGACGTTCATTCCGTCGTCCGCAGGTTCCTCTTCGGCCTTCGGACAGCCGAACAGCACCGCGAGAAGCACAATCATCAGGAATGCGTAAGATGCAATCCTCAAGTCAATCACCTCTTTGGTTGAGAAAAATCGAGCGGGTAGTTTAGCACAGGGCGGCTTTCCCCCCGCTGGGGATTAAAGACGAATCTGCTGCAATCCGGTTCACGCCTCCCGGACGACCGCGACGAGTTCGATTTCGGCCAGCGCTCCTTCCCCGAACAGCCCCGCAACCTGGACGCAGGTCGCGACCGGCCGGATTTCGCCGAATATCTCGCCGTGCGCTCTCGTGAATCCTTCGGAGTCTTTCAAATCGACAAGGAAACAGGTCGTTTTAACGACGTCTCCAAAATTGCCGCCGAGGGCGGCCAGCGCCTTTTCGAGCTTGCGGAAGATGTAAACGCACTGCGCATAGCAGTCCGAGCCGTGGATTTTGCCCGTTTCGTCGGCCGCGACGGTGCCCGCCGTCAATATGGTGTTTCCAATTCTGACCGCGCGGCTGAATCCGACGGATTCTTCCCAAACGTTGCCGGTGGAATATCGCCTTATCTCGGACATACAATCCGGTACCCGACGAGGCGCGGATTACGCGAGATGCTCGATTATCCGCTCTCCGAACTTGCTAGCTTTCACGCCGTACTTTTCGCTTCCGCCTTCGAACTGGCGGGCGATGTCGTAGGTCACGAACAGCTTGTCCCACTCTCCGCGCGCGGCCGCATCCGCGCTTTCGCGGATGGTTTCCCCAATGGCGCGGTCGATAAGCTCGCCCGCCTCGACCCAGCCCATCCATTTGAGCATCAGGACGCCGGAGAGGATTACGCTGCCGGGATTGGCCTTGTCCTGACCTGTGTACTTGGGCGCGGTGCCGTGAGTCGCTTCGAATATCGCCGCACCGTCGCCGATATTCGCTCCCGGCGCGAGTCCCAGTCCGCCGACGCAAGCCGCCAGCGCGTCGGACAAATAGTCCCCGTTAAGATTCGGGGTCGCGATGACGCTGTACTCGTCGGGACGGAGCTGCACCTGTTGGAACATGCTGTCCGCGATGCGGTCTTTGACGACTATTCTGCCGTTTGCGTCGCCTTTGGCCGCGCCGCCCCGGGGGGCGGCATCCTCCGCCCAAAGCTCGTCTTCCGTCACGATTTTGTCGCGGAACTCCGCCTTGGCGATTTCGTAGCCCCAATTCTTGAACGCGCCTTCGGTGAATTTCATGATGTTGCCCTTGTGCACCAATGTCACCGACGGCAGCTTGAGATTTATCGCGTACTTGATGGCGCGGCGAACCAGGCGTTTTGTGCCTTCCGGACTGATGGGCTTGATTCCGATGCCGGATGACAGCTTTATCGGCTGCGCCAGTCTGTCCTTGTAGCCCAGCTCCTCGTTGAGCAGGTTGATTATCCGCTGCGCCCGTTCGCTTCCGCCCACTTCTTCGACGCCCATATACACGTCTTCCGAGTTTTCGCGGAAAAGGTGCATATCAACCTTGTGCGCGTTTATATTCGGCGCCGGAACTCCCGGGTAGTGGCGTACGGGCCGCAGGCAGACGTATAGATCGAAAATCTGGCGCAGCGCGACGTTTATGCTCGAAAACCCTCCTCCTATCGGCGTGGTAAGCGGACCCTTAAGGGCCACTTTGAAGTAATCGATTGCCTTCAGTGTGTCTTCCGGTAGATAGCAATCGCGCTGGCGTTGAGGAGGAAGACCTTTGAGTTGATCGTCTGTCACGTTGGGGAAGTAAATCTCGCGCGATGCGTCGCCGGCATGCACTTTGAACCACTCAATCTTTCGATTGCCGCCGTATGATTTTTGCACCGCCGCGTCGATTACTTTGACAGAGGTTTCCGTGATTCCCGGCACGCCGCCGATCGAGCGCCCGATGCCGTCGCCTTCGATAAGGCAGACGATCGGATTGTCCGGAGTGACCGGATCTCCATGAGAATCGAATGTGAATTTTTCGCCCGAGGCGGGCAGGGGCAGCTTTTCGAAGGATATGTCGAACTTGGCCATGGTTCTCTCCCGAAAAATGACATAGGGCGGCTTGAAGGCCGTCCCGCTCAATATAGCGCCGCGCGCGGCCGCGCGCAAATTTGTGAAGCGTTTCCCAAATAAAACGCGCCGAAAGTGCTCGATTTCGTTTTACCATTCGGGCTGTTCTTCTTTTTTGGGGCAAAATGCACGGGGGCGGGTATATAATCGCGGCGATGGAATCAGCCAAAAAACTTGAATTTATCCCCGATTTGTCCGTAAAAATCGGCCCGCTGACGCTTAAAAATCCGGTGACCACCGCGTCCGGCTGCTTCGCCTACGGAGAGGAATACAGCGATCTTTTCGACGTTTCCACTCTCGGCGCGTTCTTCACCAAGGCTGTCAGTCCCGAGCCGCGCCTCGGCAATCCGACACCGCGGATCTGGGAAACGCCCGCCGGAATGCTGAACACGATCGGATTGCAGAATCCGGGCGTGAACGCCTTTATTAAAGACAAAATCCCGTTTTTAAACGGTCTTGGCACGGTTTGGATAGTCAACGTGGTCGGGCACACCGTGCGCGATTACGTGACCGTGATTGAAAAAATCGAGGAAGCGGCGGGCGCGCCGGGCTACGAATTGAACATTTCGTGCCCGAATGTCGAAGGCGAAGGGATGGAATTCGGCAAGGATTGCGCAGTGGCCGAAGCGCTGTTTTCGGCTTGCCGCAAGGCCACGGACAAGCCGCTAATCGGCAAGCTTACTCCGAATGTCACCGACATAACGCTTCAAGCGAAAGTCGCCGAAGCGTGCGGGCTGGACGGGATAAGCGTAATCAACACGATCAGCGGAATGGCGATAAATATCCAAACGCGCAGGAGCCAGCTTGCCAAGCCGACGGCGGGCTTGTCCGGCCCCGCGATACGGCCGATAGCGGTGAGAATGGTTTGGGAGTGCGCAAGGGCGACCAAGCTTCCAATTGTCGGCCAGGGCGGGATTGTCACCGCGCAGGACGCTTTGGAATTTATCATCGCGGGCGCCACCGCGATTTCAATCGGAACAGGACTGTGGCTGGATCCGGATTGCTGCGGCAAAGTGCTTTCAGGCATCCGCGGTTATATGGCCGAAAACGGTTTCAGAAGCATCTCCGATTTCCGGGGTTCAATACAGGTTTAATCCGGCAGGCTAGCCGCCGATTCCGCTGACGCCGGGCATTCCAGGAGGAGGCTCCGGACGGGATTCCGGATTCCCGGGCGTTACCTCGCGGCCCCAAATGTCCACGGTCGCGGGAACATTCTGCGATTCGTCGTGCGGCGGAGCTTCCCAGAATTCGAGCTGGCTGACGTGAAGCTGAATGGTGCCTGCATCCGGATGTTCGGGATTCTCGGCCAAAAAGCGCTTGAATTCCTTAATCGCGTCCTGAATCTTGCCGTCGTATTCAAGCGCGTAAGCGAGCATCAAGCGAAGCTCGGGGTCCGGATAGTTGAGCGACAACGCTTTACGCATCGCAATCGCCGCGTCCGCGTATTCCTCGTTGCGAAAGCGAATTCGCGCGAGAAAATACCAGGATTCCGCCAGCGACGGATCGACCGCTACAGCGCGGGTGTAGAAATCCATCGCCCTGTTCGAGTTGTTCTGGTAAAGCGCTATGTGTCCAAGCCCCTGCAGCGCGACCGGGTCGTCGCCCTTCAAAGCGATCACTTTCGAATAGTTTTCGGAAGCCAGCGTGTAATCGCGGTTTTCGAACTGGAAGTTGGCCAATCTTAATCTGGTGTCCGTATCGTTCGGATCTATGGCCAGAAGCTTTTCCAGCTTTTCACAGGCGCGGCCTATCCGCTCGTCCTCGACAAGCAGGTCAATCTGCTTTTTAAGCACTTCTGCGTTATTCGGATCGGATTCAAGCGCCTTTTCATATTCCCTTATGGCGTCTTCCCTGCGCCCGCTTTTCAAGTAAAGGTCGCCAAGAGCCACGTGCGTTGCCGGCGCAGTCCCGGAGCCGGTCAGCCCGTTTTCAAGCATCGCTATGGCGGCGTCCACATTGCCCTCCTTGGCCAACCTATCCGCCCTCGCGACGCCCCGTTCGTTTTCGACGCTTTTCTTTAGTTCGGCGAATTCCCTGCGAAGCTGCTCTTCGCGTTTTTTGGATTCGCCGTAGGACTTAATGAAATATGCCGACACGGTTGCCGCAATCGCGAAGAACGCGATCGCCACCGCTGCCAGCAAAAACTTGCGCTTTACACCTGCCATTTCACACCACCAAGCGAAAGGAATAGAATTATACCCTTCCGCAAACGCTGATTCAGCCCGCCGCCCGCGGGAAGCGCGGGCCGGGCTGGCGCCTCTAAAGACCGCTCAAAAGCGATTTCGTTGCATCCGCAAGCCGGTTTCAGGGAAAAATTCCCGTAGCTATTTTGCCAGAGAAGTGAACAGCTTCATGTACTTTTTGGCGCTCGCCCCCCAAGAGTAATCTTTGGACATCGCGTTGTGCACAAGCCTTTCCCAAAGCTCCGCATCGTGTTCGTACAGCGCCGCGGCCTTACCCACGGCTTTCATCATTTCGCCGCCGTCGTACTTTTCGAAGACGAATCCCGTCGCCTTGCCGGACTTGATGTTCGCCTTGCTTGCGTTGGTAATCGTGTCCTTCAGCCCCCCGGTTGCCCGGACTATCGGAATCGTGCCGTATCGCAGGCTGTAAAGCTGGTTCAGCCCGCAAGGCTCGTATCGCGATGGCATCAGAAAAGCGTCGGAACCGGCCTCGATGAGATGCGCAAGTCCTTCGTCGAAACCCAGCTTGACCGCAAACTTCCTTGGATATTTCTTGGCCATATCTTCAAAAAATGCGTGGTATTCCGGCTTGCCCGTTCCCAAAAGAACAATCTGAACGTTCATTTTCATCATTTCCGGAAACCGCTCTTCAACAAGATCGAATCCCTTCTGATCTGCAAGCCGGGAAATCATTCCTATCAGGAACGCATCGTCGGATACGGGCAATCCCATCGCCTTCTGGAGCGCCGCTTTGCATTTTTGCTTGCCGCGCACATCCTCCCGGCTG
Protein-coding regions in this window:
- a CDS encoding tetratricopeptide repeat protein, which produces MAGVKRKFLLAAVAIAFFAIAATVSAYFIKSYGESKKREEQLRREFAELKKSVENERGVARADRLAKEGNVDAAIAMLENGLTGSGTAPATHVALGDLYLKSGRREDAIREYEKALESDPNNAEVLKKQIDLLVEDERIGRACEKLEKLLAIDPNDTDTRLRLANFQFENRDYTLASENYSKVIALKGDDPVALQGLGHIALYQNNSNRAMDFYTRAVAVDPSLAESWYFLARIRFRNEEYADAAIAMRKALSLNYPDPELRLMLAYALEYDGKIQDAIKEFKRFLAENPEHPDAGTIQLHVSQLEFWEAPPHDESQNVPATVDIWGREVTPGNPESRPEPPPGMPGVSGIGG